The stretch of DNA AAAGGATGGCATTTTTATATAGCTTGAAATATTCACATCTTCACGGAAAAGTACAGTAGCCACCAGAGATGTAAATTTTGTCACAAGTCATGAtgttttacttttggttgagaaaaaggatCCTCTTATATCAGCACACAACAGAGTACAGAAAACAGTGGAGCATCAGCAAGCTCTGGTTATTAATTCTCAGTGTATTTGTTCTTGGGTCTACCAAATTACTTTCTGTTGAAATGTGTTTAGCAAGATCAGTGCATATCATTGGCGATCATTTGAATGGTAAATGGTGCAGAAGGGCAGCATCACACACTTACATACAAATACAACTCATTGTTCAATGGtgtaaataatagtttttttatttattactgttttaaaataaatctactgACCAAGGACTGGTGGTTGTTGCTATCCATGGTAATTTTTCACTGTGTAAAATACTCAgggtataggctgatcaaatTAAACCCTAAGTAATTACATAGAAACACTGGCCtacattaaatatgcatttatgttTATTAGATTGGTTTAGTGATGTGCAGTGGTTGGTGTTCTGCAggtgtgcagtgttgaaagatTTGATCTAGACTCTGCTGAATACTCTCCCTGCTCTATCCCAAGCTTCCCCCTGCTCAGGCTGACTCCCCCTGCTCAGGCTGACTCTCCCCTGCTCAGGCTGACTCATCTTGCTCTATCCCAGGCTCTCCCCTGCTCAGGCTGGCTCGCCTTGCTCTTTCCCAGGCTCCCCCTGCTCAGGATGGCTCCCCCTGCTCTTTCCCAGGCTCTCCCTGCTCAGACTGGCTCCCCCCTGCTCAGACTGGCTCCCCCCTGCTCAGACTGGCTCACCTTGCTCTTTTCCAGGCTCCCCTTGCTCAGACTGGCTCCCCCTTGCTCTGACTGGCTCCCCCCTGCTCAGACTGGCTCCCCCCTGCTCTGACTGGCTCCCCCCTGCTCAGACTGGCTCCCCCCTGCTCAGGCTGGCCCCTCCCTGCTCAGGCTGGCTCACCTTGCTCATTCCCAGGCTCGTACTCCCTCCAGATCTTCACAGTCTTGTCGTCGCTGCAGGAAGCCAGTCTCTGGCCAGTCTTGTCGAAGTCCACACTCCACACCGTCGACTCGTGACCCTCCAGGGTGTCCCTGCACACCCAGTCATCATCGTCCTCCTTGTACAGCTTCACTGAGTTGTCATAGCTGGCTGAGGCCAGGATCTGGGGGGTGGAGGGGTATCATAAACACTTATACAGGCGTTTCAAAGACAATCCTACAGATGAGAAGATGCTGCTGCTTTCTGCTTCCTGATCACTGACTAATACACCCGGAGTAACATTAGTGAGTCAGAGTAGAGCTAATCAGTCTGTGAAAGCAGTCACTGGTgagctgtagttcaaactcactctaATAATCTAAGCAGGTGGTGTGCTAACTATTTATATGCCACCCCCCTTACTTAGCATACATACAAAAGTTATAAAGAGATCAAAATGTGGTTGATGGTACCCCCACTTAACATTAACCAACCTTTTACTCAGACGTGGCGTGTGCTACAGACTTGTGGGAGCTGTCAATTTACTGGAAATCATATGGCAAATTAAAAAAGTTcaagaaatacatttgaaagaaaacaaaaaggaagttaCACccttaaagtttttatttttgaccccttgacctgatcagtgtaaaaatttaaatacaagCTTGTTTGCCTGAATCAACCCTAAGAACCAGGTCTGTTGTAAACTGGAGACGGCTGGGCTTACAATGCAGCGGTTTTGGGGTGATTTGTCATGCAATGCCCCccttgtttcttttagtatctcTACATTCAGCATTACTGAGTGTTTAGTAGTTTTGGCTAATATAGAACATGTAAGCACTTACCTCCTGGTTTGGGTGCCAGACAACATGCTTGACGTCCTGCGTGTGCGAGTtcaccacactgacacactcgTACTCGTCTTCCTCGtccactgaaaacacacacacacacacacactcatcaaCTCCCGCTTCAGGACAGGACCTAAATCTTCGGATTTGCACTTCCTTCAGCCACATTAGTCTCAATGTGCAGTTTACTAAATATTTAACAAGtaagatttatgtaaatattttgttactttattaaaatatggataaatacattaaatgtgaATTTAGCACACTGTCCACTTCTCTGATGGGAAGGGAAGAAGGTGATGGTAAAGGGGGTTAAGGTTTTAGCTTGAGACCCAACACTGAAAACTCACCTTCCCAAACCCAGACGCTTTTGTCTCGACTGCAGGTGGCCAGCAGGTTCCCGGAGGGGGCCCAGGCCACGCACTTCACTTCGTTTTCATGCCCTTCCAGAGTGGTCACGCACTGTCACACAGGGAGAAACTGCCTTTAAACAGGGCTGCTCCAGAGTGGTCAAGCACTGTCACACAGGGAGAAACTGCCTTTAAACAGGGTTGCTCCAGAGTGGTCACGCACTGTCACACATGGAGAAACAGGGCTGCTTTCACTCTTGGAAGGGTGATGCAGAGCATAGGTTTTAGTAgtacactgccccccccccagaatgtacagttacattttgtttattattacctggctttgaactaaTTGCAAACAGTTTTCTCTATTTCAGGCTTTGGGCAGGTTGTGTTTTTCGCTAGTTGTTTACTGTGAGTAAACTGTAATTAGTCACAGTGGAGCTCTCCATCTCTGATCTCTTGCAATGCTGCAACACGTCAGGTAGGTAAGCACAAATCACAGGAACAGAATTAAGTTCCAGCACAAGGCTGTGCACTTTTACAGATAACTCACAAAACAGAATCAAACTCCAAAACAAGTCACCCTTTCAGCAGGTTCTCTTGAAGAAAGCCCTGCACAAGGACACAGGCTGCTATCCTTCCACCAGGCGTTCTAACTGAAGGAGCCATCAAACCGATCCAtgtgcttttatacatgtggcaaTCCATTAAGCAATGCAGCCTGACCACATGTGAAatttgtctttgcctccttttctgtacatctgttcattatcaacaaaaatacatgagtggcatttttaaatgcttggtcactaacaaggctaacaCTGCAGTTTAAGTCAGCTCTGTTTATGGAGagattgagaccagcacggaggcttcattcatttgaattaattacaataaatggaaacattgaaaccctccagtttaatgtttacaacaaaaaacaaaaaactttgtttGAGGGACTATTTCTCGAAAGCAGAAGgatatatcttttttattattattattattattattattattattattattattattattattattttatctgttTTGTAAGTGGGATAACACTTCGGGGCTTGTGCGTTGTGTTGCACACAGTCATATGTGAATGCAACACGACACACGCTCCATCTTGTACTTTACAAGTGCTGAGTGCACATGAGCGCAATACACAAAAACTCCCCAATAACGAATACATTTTAGATACTTGAAAAACTATATATGATGCagagtttgacttttttttttttttttttttttttttttttacttggagatattctccatTTATGTATTGTCTTCCTGCATCTGCAGCTGGGTTTTCAATGGGATGTATAAACTATGCTGCTGTGTCCTTTCAGcgattatgtaacctttccacagaCCACCTGAAGGGATTCGGACCAGACTGAGAAGAGCTGCTCTAGATATGTGGAAGAACGTGTGAAGCTTGCTGTACGTACCACCTCCTGCACTGTACCCCTTCGCAGGAGACTACATCCCCAGTAGGGAGCAGTAAGTAGTTAAATGTCATGAAAGCATAATCCTAATGCACTCAGCCTTCTTAGGGATGTGCCAGTGGCAAAAAGCTTTGAGGAGCCCTGGTAGAGGGTACAGTGAAAAGTGCACTAATCCCTTAGTGAGCACGACTGCATCCAGTGTTTTCAATTGGGTTTTCATCTGTGCATATTTGAATACTAACTAATTTTTCTCACAGCAGAGTCTGAAAGTCCCCaggatgtaaataagactcctattgcatagcagttttatacattccaggttttacaatgatcttgattagtcacagtgctTAGTTTTCTTATTAAGCTCGTAGTAAAACACAGAATGGATCTAGCTGCTATGCAATTGGGTCTTACACCCACCCCTGCTGTTCTAAGCTTGTCTGCAGTCGCACTGAGCATTACCTCAAAGTCGTCCTGCTTCTTCCTCCAGATGCAGGTGGTGGCGTCGAAACTGGCTGAGGCGAGGTAGTTCCCGCAGGGAGACCAAGCCACCTTCCGCACGGTCCGCTGGTGACCCTCCTCCAGGACCGACTTACACACCCACGAGTCACCTGCgcagtgcagacacacacacgcacatacatatacacacaaattAATGTTTAGTCTACATATCAAAGAGAATGAAGAGTCGCACTgccgtttcacccattccaggttttactacgagcttgattagccacaattataggtaacaagctcaggtgcagcTTATTAAACACACAGTAGAACCAgagatggatcaaactgctatgcaatgggcaTCTTATTCTCAACCCTGTGATGCTGCAGTGCAAATTGTTCATATAAGAACatacaaagtttacaaatgagaggaggccattcggctcatcttgctcatttggttgttagtagcttattgatcccagaatctcatcaagcagcttcttgaaggatcccagggtgtcagcttcaacaacattactggggagttgattccagaccctcacgattctctgtgtaaaaaagtgcctcctattttcagttctgaatgcccctttgtctaatctccatttgtgacccctggtccttgtttcttttttcaggtcgaaaaagtcccttgggtcgacattgtcaataccttttagaattttaaatgcttgaattaggtcgccacgtagtcttctttgttcaagactgaatagattcaattattttagcctgtctgcatatgacatgccttttaaacccggaataattctggtcgctcttctttgcactgtttcaagagcagcaatatcctttttatagcgaggtgaccaaaactgcacacaacattcaagatgaggtcttactaatgcattgtacagttttaacattacttcccttgatttaaattcaacacttttcacaatgtatccgagcatgttgttggccttttttatagcttccccacattgtctagatgaagacagaTTTTTTTACAGATTCATTTCCAGTAAATGCTTCATTTGTGTTTATGCATGGAACAGACTCTTTGGAGATGTGTTGTGTAGAAGAAGGTTTTGATCTCAATCATGCAAGTTTTGAGGCAGCACGGTTTTCTTCTCGTTGGTAACAGTATTAGATCGCTGCATTCATTATACTCGTTTTGTTGCTTAAGatatattacactttttttttccagtgcacgTTGTACCTGTTAACAAATACAATTAGAAACTATTgggtatattttcaaagcgtCCAATTTACTCCTACTGTTTTGAAAAAGAGAAAAATCcacgttaatgttacaaaactgagaaacaactTGAAAGCGCACCAGTCTGATAATTGGATTTCTTGATTGTCccctttcaaaaataaataaaaataaataaaaacaggagttAAATAAAGACTAGAGTAACgtttatatatatgtttataagtATGCACGATCAAGATTCAGCTAAacctaaaaaaacacaacacaaaagcacagtaaatgtaCTACAGTATGTTTCAATGCCATATAATACTTTTTCTAAAGAGTCAAATAGCAGCTCAAGGAATGATAGATTGAACCAGTAGGAACAGACATCACCCGCCTCAGATTAAAATTCCACATTAGAGTCATCAGCATGACGAAAAAGGTGATGAGCATGACGTAGAATTACATAATAACATataataagaattagcaatggaATGTTGCATCACCATTTCATTCTCCACATATATGCAAAAGTATGAGTGCTATACGGGTGGAGGAATGGACACTCCCATATATCCGCACAATCTGCCAGGATCAATAActgatgctaaataatgttaatactgtaccaagtttcatgacagctgaactccagatatatgcaaacagAGATAGCAAAACATTACACAACTTTTAAACAAGTACTATCATGTACAAACTCCACCTGTTTTTCTTGCAAGAAAACCAAACTGGTACAGTAACATTAACTTGCAAGAAAATGTTACTGTAGCAGTTtggttttctgtaaaatgtaaatatcagGCTGCAGTTGGACAGTAACAATGTACTAGCGGTCTGCCTACTGAATGTATATACTGTGTAGAACAGTCTTACCCTCTCGGCCCCATATGCGAATGGACCGGTCCCCTCCAGAAGAAGCCAGCAAAGTACCATTCGGGTTCCAAGCCACGAACCAGCACCGCGAGTCTGGGTGCGCAGTGAACTTCGACACCAGCTTCAGCGAATCCTTCATATCCAACTGGCACGAATGAAGAAAACTTGACACCAGGGATACTAGAAGTAAAAAATGTCAATAAACCTGCTTAGCAGCCACAGCACAAACGACGCACCAAATCTGCTTCTCTACGCTCACATATAAACTTTGTAAACGCTACCCTTTGacgacaaacaaaataaaacgtttTCTGGTGCTTTCTTGAAGGCAGAAAGCATGCAATTATGCAATTCCTCGCATGCACGGTACAGATAACAGCATCACGCCATCTGcattatgggaaatgtagtttatgCCAGGGTTATATTTTCATAAGGGTTGTTTTAAAATCTTAACATGCTTCAATTAAGCACCCACCCAGATTTGTTTACTGACAATTCGTTTAGCTTGAACCTGAACAAATTCTATACCGAAAGGGTGATTTATGGTAACCCGTGTACGTTTTTAACTTctgaactacaactcccagattGCATCTCTTTGTCACTTGAACACCACTCTCGTGATATAGTGACGCAATGAGGAACGTCATAACAGGTCTCTTCCCGGAAACAGGAAATACGGGCAGAAGTAGGGGCTAGTGTTTGGGTTAGTTTTGGTTATTATTGTAAAGAATGGTCGAACATTTCTTAGTGTAGAATTTTAACCGATCTTAAAGCGATTTAAGTGAATATAGGAAGGAGccgtatttgtattgttttatatggaTTTTCTGAATTGTCGGTGAATAGCCCTGAAACATTGGCTTGTGTGCGGCAGGCCGAGCACCGTTGTTAAGCACTGCATTGTTcttatataatatcatatattgtaatataatatCATGTAATGTTTgttacatgtaaaatatatttattctgtCATAGTATTAATATGAGCTTGAATTAAGACATTTAGCGAAGAAACAGTCCGAATAAGTATTATACTGTGTGAGTAATTGCTTTAATAATATTCTAACAACGTTgttatttattatgattttagACTAAGTGGGATATTTGAGTACAATATTGTGTCTATATTAGGAAAGAGTGTGTTGTTATTGGGCTGGAGGTTACCTCggcattttacttgtttttattatttattaaacaaaagggTTATATGTAATTAGATTAAAAGAATCTCACCGGCATTAAACAAAGCATCTGTTCTCGCTAATTCGGTGTAGCGTATTTGTAGGTACTGTGTATCTGACGAGTAGGCTAACATGTATGCGCCGCCGGGATCTGGACTGCAAGGAAGCCGGCGAAGGAGGGGGCCGGGTGGAAGCGCACTCCCAAAGCAGCCAGAGAGGAGCCTGGCGTCGGCGCTGCCCGGTGCCCTCTCCATCACTGCGCTGTGTACGGCGCTGGCAGAGCCTGCTTGGCTGCGTGTTCACGGGGGAACCTGTCCTCGACAGGAGTTGGGGGTAGCTGATGTCCTGGGATACGTGGACACCAAACTGCTTGAAGGTACAATAATGCAGTATGAAAATGTGCCCCGTGCTTCGGATGAGAAGTAAAACCGAGGTCCCAAGTCAtgttggataaaagcgtctgctaaatgactaattaataatacgCTGGATTTGGAAAATCGGATCAAATCACTTCCTATTGTATCACATTGGCATATTAAATACCACTATATTATTAAAGAACGGAATTACTTAGTTTTGTATTAAAAGTTATCCTTAACGTTAAGAAAGTGACCTGGATTTATAATAGCTACACAGCATAAACTGGcaggttttattcattttttaaatttttttaaacagttggttTTAACGCTAAAACCAAAACCCCTAGCTCTGGATATGTTATTTGAAAAATAGTTTAGTGATGAGTATTACACAAGGCAGCCTTCAACTGTTTTGAGGTATGGAACAAACCGTCTGCATtcatagggttaaaaaaaaataaaaagatttaaagacaTGTCTAGAGTTAAAGAAGCACAAGATCAGTGCAGAGTGGTGTGAGGACGCTCACAATAGAGAGGTCAGTAATTAAATAGATGTTGATTGGCCAGTTTTACAAGTCTCTTCAGGTCAGGTCTGAGAAATGCTGGCAGGACTGTCCTCTGTTGTTGATTTAGTAGAGGGCACCTCAAAACATCAGAATTcaccacaaaatgaaaaaaatcacttTCCAAAAGCGAACCCTGTTTTGTGTGTCTGCAGATTACTGTATGAATCCTCAAACGATCCTCCTGCTTCGTGTGATTGCTGCCTTCTGTTTCCTGGGCATCCTGTGCAGTCTCTGTGCCTTTCTGTTGGACGTCTTTGGGCCAAAACACCCGGCCCTCAAAATCACCCGCCGGTATGCCTTTGCCCACATCCTGACAGGTAGGCTGTCCTGCTTCCACAGGGGCAATTCCACAGTGGCACACAGACTACACCACTCTGATACCTGGCAAAACTTATGTCttcattttaatgtacattttaaggAATGCTCTGCAATTGTGGGGCCACAAAAGCTAAATATTCTACAGTAGTCTCCTAAGAAACACGTTGGCTAGGGAACAagcttgtggtgaaacagaattTGCTCATTCTACACGCTCATTATACAAACTTtgcttaaaataacacctttttggcacgGGTAGCGATTTTTTGCTGACCGACTAAAAActgatacagcactgttttgAATCTGATAACTCATTGTCAAAATCAAATGCTTTATTCAGTCGTTTCAAGACTGAGAGTAATCTAGAactgctgctgcatttaacatGTGTAGAGGTGCTGTGCTAATA from Polyodon spathula isolate WHYD16114869_AA chromosome 31, ASM1765450v1, whole genome shotgun sequence encodes:
- the LOC121303154 gene encoding transmembrane protein 127-like — its product is MYAPPGSGLQGSRRRRGPGGSALPKQPERSLASALPGALSITALCTALAEPAWLRVHGGTCPRQELGVADVLGYVDTKLLEDYCMNPQTILLLRVIAAFCFLGILCSLCAFLLDVFGPKHPALKITRRYAFAHILTVLQCATVIGFCYWASELILSLQQQHRMYHGSLIYVTFAVSFYLVAGAGGASILATAANLLRHYPTEEEEQALELLSEMEESSETYPGDYDLASHFQPPPAYTP
- the LOC121303184 gene encoding probable cytosolic iron-sulfur protein assembly protein CIAO1: MKDSLKLVSKFTAHPDSRCWFVAWNPNGTLLASSGGDRSIRIWGREGDSWVCKSVLEEGHQRTVRKVAWSPCGNYLASASFDATTCIWRKKQDDFECVTTLEGHENEVKCVAWAPSGNLLATCSRDKSVWVWEVDEEDEYECVSVVNSHTQDVKHVVWHPNQEILASASYDNSVKLYKEDDDDWVCRDTLEGHESTVWSVDFDKTGQRLASCSDDKTVKIWREYEPGNEQGVACIGTAPTWKCICTLSGFHSRSIYDISWCHLSGAMATACGDDAIRVFEEDMTSDPHQPTFSLAAHVPKAHDQDVNCVSWNPKEAGLLASCSDDGDIGIWSYQPQH